One segment of Eschrichtius robustus isolate mEscRob2 chromosome 3, mEscRob2.pri, whole genome shotgun sequence DNA contains the following:
- the ANGPTL1 gene encoding angiopoietin-related protein 1, whose amino-acid sequence MKAFIWTLSVLFFLLMGIGHCRGGQFKIKKITQRRYPRATDGKEEAKKCSYTFLVPEQKITGPICVNTKGQDAGTIKDMITRMDLENLKDVLSRQKREIDVLQLVVDVDGNIVNEVKLLRKESRNMNSRVTQLYMQLLHEIIRKRDNSLELSQLENKILNVTTEMLKMATRYRELELKYASLTDLVNNQSVMITLLEEQCLRIFSRQDPHVSPPLVQVVPQHIPNSHQYTPGLLGGNEIQRDPGYPRDLMPPPDLATSPTKSPFKIPPVTFINEGPFKDCQHAKEAGHSVSGIYMIKPENSNGPMQLWCENSLDPGGWTVIQKRTDGSVNFFRNWENYKKGFGNIDGEYWLGLQNIYMLSNQDNYKLLIELEDWSDKKVYAEYSSFRLEPESEFYRLRLGTYQGNAGDSMMWHNGKQFTTLDRDKDMYAGNCAHFHKGGWWYNACAHSNLNGVWYRGGHYRSKYQDGIFWAEYRGGSYSLRAVQMMIKPID is encoded by the exons ATGAAGGCTTTTATCTGGACCCTAAGTGTGCTATTCTTCCTACTAATGGGCATTGGACATTGCAGAGGAGGAcagttcaaaattaaaaaaataacccagAGGAGATACCCTCGTGCCACAGATGGTAAAGAGGAAGCAAAGAAATGTTCATACACATTCCTGGTACCTGAACAAAAAATAACAGGGCCAATATGTGTCAATACCAAAGGGCAAGATGCAGGTACCATTAAAGACATGATCACcaggatggaccttgaaaacctGAAGGACGTGCTCTCCAGGCAGAAGCGGGAGATAGATGTCCTGCAATTGGTGGTGGATGTAGATGGAAACATTGTCAATGAGGTAAAGCTGCTGAGAAAAGAAAGCCGTAACATGAACTCTCGTGTTACTCAACTCTATATGCAACTATTACATGAGATTATCCGTAAGAGGGATAATTCACTCGAACTTTCCCAGTTGGAAAATAAAATCCTCAATGTCACCACAGAAATGTTGAAGATGGCAACAAGGTACAGGGAACTAGAGTTGAAATATGCTTCCTTGACTGATCTTGTCAATAACCAGTCTGTGATGATCACTTTGTTGGAAGAACAGTGCTTGAGGATATTTTCCCGACAAGACCCCCATGTGTCTCCTCCTCTCGTCCAGGTAGTGCCACAGCACATTCCTAACAGTCATCAGTATACTCCTGGTCTGCTGGGAGGCAATGAGATACAGAGGGATCCAGGTTATCCCAGAGATTTAATGCCACCACCTGATCTGGCAACTTCTCCCACCAAAAGCCCTTTCAAGATACCACCAGTAACTTTCATCAATGAAG GACCATTCAAAGACTGTCAGCATGCAAAAGAAGCTGGACATTCAGTCAGTGGCATTTATATGATCAAACCTGAAAACAGCAATGGACCAATGCAGTTATGGTGTGAGAACAGTTTGGATCCTGGGGGTTGGACTGTTATTCAGAAAAGAACAGATGGCTCTGTCAACTTCTTCAGAAATTGGGAAAATTATAAG AAAGGATTTGGAAACATAGATGGAGAATATTGGCTTGGACTGCAAAACATCTATATGCTTAGCAATCAAGATAATTATAAGTTGTTGATTGAATTAGAAGACTGGAGTGATAAAAAAGTCTATGCAGAATATAGCAGCTTTCGCCTGGAACCTGAAAGTGAATTCTATAGACTGCGCCTGGGAACTTACCAGGGGAATGCTGGGGATTCTATGATGTGGCATAATGGTAAACAGTTCACCACACTGGACAGAGATAAAGATATGTATGCAG GAAACTGCGCCCACTTTCATAAAGGAGGATGGTGGTACAATGCCTGTGCACACTCTAACCTAAATGGAGTATGGTACAGAGGAGGCCATTACAGAAGCAAGTACCAAGACGGAATATTTTGGGCTGAATACCGAGGTGGCTCATACTCCTTGAGAGCAGTTCAGATGATGATCAAGCCTATTGACTGA